From a single Clostridia bacterium genomic region:
- a CDS encoding YihA family ribosome biogenesis GTP-binding protein → MNFHKVELAISAAHKSQFIKSGLPEIVFAGRSNVGKSSLINKVLNRKNFARTSSTPGKTATINYYLLDGKVYLVDLPGYGFAKVSKEKKRTWGVFIEDYFRLSKNIELVFSLVDIRHDPTNDDIAMAEFLKAAEIPFMVVATKADKLSKTAASESVANIREKLALSEDTEVISFSAKTGQGCKEIVDIINEFDNITEVKDALPKSNDQG, encoded by the coding sequence ATGAATTTTCACAAGGTAGAGCTTGCCATATCGGCGGCTCACAAGTCGCAGTTCATAAAAAGCGGGCTGCCCGAGATCGTATTTGCGGGACGCAGCAACGTGGGAAAATCCTCGCTTATAAATAAAGTGTTAAACAGAAAGAACTTTGCGCGCACGTCGTCAACGCCTGGAAAGACGGCTACTATAAATTATTATCTGCTCGACGGGAAGGTCTATCTCGTCGATCTGCCGGGATACGGCTTTGCAAAGGTATCTAAGGAAAAGAAACGGACCTGGGGAGTCTTTATAGAGGATTATTTCAGGCTTTCAAAAAACATAGAGCTTGTTTTTTCGCTTGTGGACATACGCCATGATCCGACGAACGACGACATAGCCATGGCCGAATTTTTAAAGGCCGCAGAGATCCCCTTTATGGTAGTTGCGACAAAAGCGGACAAGCTTTCCAAAACTGCCGCTTCGGAGTCGGTTGCCAATATAAGAGAAAAGCTTGCGCTGAGTGAGGATACCGAGGTCATATCGTTTTCTGCGAAAACGGGGCAGGGATGCAAAGAAATAGTTGACATAATAAATGAATTTGACAATATAACGGAGGTTAAAGATGCTTTACCCAAATCAAACGATCAAGGATAA
- the lysA gene encoding diaminopimelate decarboxylase, with protein MLYPNQTIKDNCLHIGGVNTVDLAKKYGTPLYVMDEDMIRDTCREFKRAIYDGVGENGLVLYASKAFSCRAMYRLVNEEGLGVDVVSGGELYTAMKENFPPEKIYFHGNNKTADEIELALSYGVGRFAVDNKEELFLLNELAKKRGVRAKISFRIKPGIDAHTFDAVMTGQIDSKFGVALENGEAFEIMKTASGLSGIEVVGVHCHIGSQIFMTEPFFGAADVMIDFIARLRRELSIDIRELNLGGGYGIKYTEEDKPISPSEMFSKVLSHIKKKCESMGEPVPRILIEPGRSIVAAAGVTLYTVGSVKTIKDVRTYVAVDGGMTDNPRYALYESRYSATVANRAGEEPSEIITLAGRCCESGDLIGKDMPLQKTQAGDIIAVFSTGAYNYSMASNYNRVPRAATVFVSGGQSREVIRRESYEDLIRNDL; from the coding sequence ATGCTTTACCCAAATCAAACGATCAAGGATAACTGCCTCCATATAGGCGGCGTGAACACTGTGGATCTTGCAAAGAAGTACGGTACGCCTCTTTATGTGATGGACGAAGATATGATAAGAGATACATGCCGCGAATTTAAGCGCGCAATATATGACGGCGTCGGAGAAAACGGGCTTGTGCTTTATGCAAGCAAGGCGTTTTCGTGCCGTGCTATGTATCGCCTTGTAAACGAGGAAGGGCTCGGCGTCGACGTTGTGTCGGGAGGCGAGCTTTACACGGCGATGAAGGAGAACTTTCCGCCTGAAAAGATATACTTTCACGGCAACAACAAAACAGCCGACGAGATAGAGCTTGCGCTCTCCTATGGGGTAGGACGCTTTGCGGTCGACAATAAAGAAGAGCTCTTCCTTTTAAATGAGCTTGCAAAAAAGCGCGGCGTCAGGGCTAAGATATCCTTCCGCATAAAACCCGGCATCGACGCTCATACGTTCGACGCCGTCATGACCGGACAGATAGATTCGAAATTCGGCGTTGCGCTTGAAAACGGCGAGGCGTTTGAAATAATGAAAACGGCGTCCGGACTGTCGGGCATAGAAGTAGTTGGGGTACATTGCCATATCGGTTCGCAGATATTCATGACGGAGCCGTTCTTCGGCGCTGCCGACGTTATGATAGACTTTATAGCGCGCTTGAGACGCGAGCTTTCGATAGATATACGCGAGCTTAACTTAGGCGGAGGCTACGGCATAAAATATACTGAGGAGGACAAGCCGATCTCGCCTTCGGAAATGTTCTCAAAGGTGCTTTCTCATATTAAAAAGAAGTGTGAAAGTATGGGAGAGCCCGTGCCGCGAATACTTATAGAGCCGGGACGCTCCATAGTTGCGGCGGCGGGAGTGACTCTTTATACCGTGGGTTCTGTAAAGACCATAAAGGACGTTCGCACTTACGTTGCCGTTGACGGCGGCATGACGGACAACCCTCGCTATGCGCTTTATGAGTCGCGTTACTCGGCGACGGTCGCGAACCGTGCGGGAGAGGAGCCAAGCGAAATCATAACGCTTGCGGGACGCTGCTGTGAAAGCGGGGACCTTATAGGAAAAGATATGCCGCTTCAAAAGACGCAGGCCGGCGATATAATCGCTGTATTCTCGACGGGCGCATACAATTATTCCATGGCGTCGAATTATAACCGCGTGCCGCGCGCCGCGACGGTGTTCGTAAGCGGCGGACAAAGCCGCGAGGTCATACGCCGCGAAAGCTATGAAGATCTTATAAGAAACGACTTGTAA
- a CDS encoding thiamine pyrophosphate-binding protein produces the protein MGKINGGYLAAKALKQEGVEVVFTLVGGHITQLLYGCRDEGIKVVDCRHECAAAYAADAYARATGKPGVVITTAGPGITDTVTAMIEAKMLGSPVIHIGGAGMQPFVDTGALQCINSLEVMSTCTKWSRRVGAGNRTAEYISMAFRYALADTPGPVYLEMPADVLAVPFDDDVETLPRKKKPLDLPAKYRTDAVPFGDPVLIDAVADALAKAKKPAFFIGDHARWNAQYGECFTKLAEHLQAPVMVCNLARGVFIDDHHPLASIGGRCLCEADVIVEIGMNNNYLVRRGWAPFFNADATLVQIDTDKNFIGFNTRADIGIVAGAGAAMKQIYEALLKKMPEPVKDGGWTARAKELNKEYDDKVNAAANSDAIPINPGRCAMEVVKFLESDKGKDFSIICDGGEASLWSGLFAKASRPSQVVTFGPLGTIGTGAGFSLGTYYGTGKPIIYYSGDGSFGFYPMEFDTFAKNNVPLVAVISNDSAWGVIKLSEEYGNKDYVAKNGTVACELEMNRRYDMLPAMWGGVGVLVEKPEDIIPAIEKVIASGKPGIVNVVVDRVTLSPMTAGGSLSTLM, from the coding sequence ATGGGAAAGATTAACGGCGGCTATCTCGCTGCCAAGGCTCTGAAGCAGGAAGGCGTTGAGGTAGTGTTCACGCTTGTAGGCGGACACATCACCCAGCTCTTATACGGATGCCGCGACGAAGGCATAAAGGTAGTTGACTGCCGCCATGAGTGCGCAGCAGCATATGCGGCAGACGCATATGCGAGAGCTACCGGCAAGCCGGGCGTAGTTATCACAACGGCAGGCCCCGGTATCACCGATACCGTTACGGCTATGATCGAGGCTAAGATGTTAGGTTCGCCCGTTATCCACATCGGCGGCGCAGGCATGCAGCCGTTCGTAGATACCGGCGCTCTGCAGTGCATAAACTCTCTCGAAGTTATGTCTACCTGCACGAAGTGGTCAAGAAGAGTAGGCGCAGGCAACCGCACCGCCGAGTATATCTCGATGGCGTTCAGATATGCGCTTGCAGACACTCCCGGACCCGTTTACTTAGAGATGCCCGCAGACGTTCTCGCAGTTCCCTTTGACGACGACGTTGAGACGCTTCCGAGAAAGAAGAAGCCGCTCGACCTGCCCGCAAAATACCGCACCGATGCCGTTCCGTTCGGCGATCCCGTTCTTATCGACGCAGTTGCGGACGCTCTGGCAAAGGCTAAGAAGCCCGCTTTCTTCATCGGCGACCACGCGCGCTGGAACGCACAGTACGGCGAATGCTTCACTAAGCTTGCAGAACATCTTCAGGCCCCCGTTATGGTCTGCAACCTTGCGCGCGGCGTATTTATAGACGACCATCATCCGCTGGCTTCGATAGGCGGCAGATGCCTGTGCGAAGCTGACGTTATAGTTGAAATAGGCATGAACAACAACTATCTCGTTCGCCGCGGCTGGGCTCCGTTCTTCAATGCAGACGCTACTTTGGTTCAGATAGACACCGACAAGAACTTCATCGGCTTCAACACCCGCGCCGACATCGGTATCGTAGCGGGCGCAGGCGCAGCTATGAAGCAGATCTACGAGGCTCTCTTAAAGAAGATGCCCGAGCCCGTTAAGGACGGCGGTTGGACTGCAAGAGCAAAGGAACTCAACAAAGAGTACGACGATAAGGTAAACGCTGCGGCTAACTCCGACGCTATACCGATTAACCCCGGACGCTGCGCTATGGAAGTAGTTAAGTTCTTAGAGTCCGACAAGGGCAAGGACTTCTCGATAATCTGCGACGGCGGCGAGGCTTCGCTGTGGTCGGGCCTCTTCGCAAAGGCAAGCCGTCCGAGCCAGGTAGTTACGTTCGGTCCTCTCGGTACGATAGGCACCGGCGCAGGCTTCTCGCTCGGTACTTACTACGGCACCGGCAAGCCGATAATCTACTACAGCGGCGACGGCAGCTTCGGCTTCTATCCCATGGAATTCGATACTTTCGCAAAGAACAACGTTCCGCTCGTAGCAGTTATCTCGAACGACTCCGCATGGGGCGTTATCAAGCTGTCTGAGGAATACGGCAATAAAGACTACGTTGCAAAGAACGGTACCGTTGCGTGCGAGCTCGAAATGAACCGCCGTTACGATATGCTTCCCGCTATGTGGGGCGGCGTAGGCGTTCTCGTTGAAAAGCCCGAGGATATAATCCCCGCGATCGAGAAGGTAATTGCATCCGGCAAGCCCGGCATCGTAAACGTAGTAGTTGACAGAGTTACCTTAAGCCCGATGACGGCAGGCGGCTCTCTCTCGACTCTTATGTAA
- a CDS encoding AI-2E family transporter has protein sequence MDKAVFKKYILLATYIVILYLVLSHIDVVVTSLGFVFGVIKPIVIGACIMFVMNVLLKIYEKHLFKKSFPSLKNGAELKRVVCILLTYATFALFITVLSLVVVPQVAKSVRLLAESLPDYLAGANAGFSQFAERLSLSDNLWDTVQSFWEQFELTLSDLIKNAASMALDATVSATKAVMNFIIGLIFAAYMLYAKEKLVRISKKLCYAVFKQKAADKIIEIAQEANVTFSRFIGGQLLEAVILGCLCFIGMLIIGIPYAPLIACLVGATSLIPVLGAYLGTIPSAFIILMVDPIKALVFIIFIIILQQIEGNLIYPKVVGNVIGLEGLWVFAAIIIGGGLGGVTGMLIGVPLMAVIYSLIRKYAEKAVTKRGIDRSKYDAAAAVQSESGAESDDRPPKE, from the coding sequence TTGGATAAGGCGGTTTTCAAAAAATATATACTGCTTGCAACTTATATCGTGATTCTTTATCTCGTGCTGTCGCATATAGATGTTGTCGTAACGTCTTTGGGCTTCGTATTCGGCGTGATAAAGCCCATCGTGATAGGCGCGTGCATTATGTTCGTAATGAATGTGCTCTTAAAGATCTACGAGAAGCATCTTTTTAAAAAGAGCTTTCCCTCGCTTAAAAACGGCGCAGAATTAAAGCGAGTTGTCTGCATACTGCTCACTTACGCCACGTTTGCGCTCTTTATCACGGTACTTTCGTTAGTCGTTGTGCCTCAGGTGGCAAAAAGTGTGCGGCTGCTTGCGGAGAGCCTTCCGGATTATCTTGCCGGCGCGAACGCAGGCTTTTCTCAGTTCGCCGAAAGGCTCAGCCTTTCCGATAATCTTTGGGACACGGTACAAAGCTTTTGGGAGCAGTTCGAGCTGACCTTGAGCGACCTTATAAAGAACGCGGCAAGCATGGCGCTGGATGCTACGGTAAGCGCTACAAAAGCGGTGATGAATTTCATTATAGGTCTGATATTCGCCGCCTATATGCTCTACGCGAAGGAAAAGCTCGTAAGAATATCGAAAAAACTCTGCTATGCCGTATTTAAGCAAAAAGCGGCAGATAAAATAATAGAGATAGCCCAAGAGGCGAACGTGACGTTCTCGCGCTTTATCGGCGGTCAGCTTTTGGAAGCCGTAATACTCGGCTGCCTTTGCTTTATAGGAATGCTGATAATCGGCATACCTTATGCGCCGCTCATTGCGTGCCTCGTCGGCGCGACGAGTCTGATCCCCGTGCTCGGCGCCTATCTCGGAACTATACCGTCGGCGTTCATCATACTTATGGTCGACCCGATAAAGGCGCTCGTATTTATTATTTTCATAATAATACTCCAGCAGATAGAGGGCAATCTCATATATCCCAAGGTCGTGGGTAACGTAATAGGGCTCGAGGGACTTTGGGTATTTGCAGCTATAATCATAGGCGGAGGACTAGGCGGCGTTACGGGTATGCTTATTGGCGTGCCGCTTATGGCGGTTATATATTCGCTTATCAGAAAATACGCAGAGAAAGCCGTGACGAAGCGCGGCATTGACAGAAGCAAATACGATGCGGCGGCCGCAGTGCAAAGCGAAAGCGGTGCGGAGAGTGACGACCGGCCGCCGAAAGAATAA
- a CDS encoding site-2 protease family protein yields MLFNISSFSELIFRVIAVILALTVHEFSHGLAAYLMGDDTARIQGRLTLNPLKHIDIFGGIMLLLVGFGWAKPVGVNPMRFKNPKGGMAITALAGPVSNFILAFLFYVIALIVQINAAQPDGSLGATAIAIITFFSVCISINIGLGVFNLIPVPPLDGSRVVTAFLPERTYFGIMRYERYIMLGLMALLFLNVLDVPLSFLFSKVWSGIEFLAVSLVSLFS; encoded by the coding sequence ATGCTTTTTAATATATCAAGCTTTTCAGAGCTTATTTTCAGAGTGATCGCAGTAATACTTGCGCTTACGGTGCATGAGTTTTCGCACGGTCTCGCGGCCTATCTCATGGGCGACGATACGGCCAGAATACAGGGCAGGCTTACGCTTAACCCTTTGAAGCATATCGACATATTCGGCGGAATAATGCTTCTTTTAGTGGGTTTCGGCTGGGCAAAGCCCGTGGGCGTAAATCCCATGCGGTTTAAAAACCCCAAAGGAGGAATGGCGATAACGGCGCTTGCGGGACCTGTGTCGAATTTTATACTCGCCTTTTTATTCTATGTGATCGCGCTTATAGTGCAGATAAACGCAGCGCAGCCGGACGGCAGCCTGGGAGCAACCGCCATAGCAATAATAACCTTCTTTTCCGTATGTATAAGTATAAATATTGGCCTCGGCGTATTCAATCTCATACCCGTGCCGCCGCTCGACGGTTCGCGTGTTGTGACTGCATTTTTGCCGGAGCGCACGTATTTCGGCATTATGAGATACGAAAGATATATCATGCTGGGACTAATGGCGCTTTTGTTTTTAAACGTGCTTGATGTTCCGCTGTCGTTTCTTTTTTCCAAGGTGTGGTCGGGAATAGAATTTTTGGCCGTTTCGCTCGTTTCGCTTTTTTCGTAA
- a CDS encoding segregation/condensation protein A, with the protein MDKPLFKLRVYEGPLDLLLDMIKTSKLDIFDIDIFEISEQFFLYIKTMDEMNMELTADFLVMASQLLLIKSRMLLPRAEADEDDDPRRDLTWALIEYEKCKQNAACLAKLRDEAGETYAHMPMPLSFPKKYRETMPQSSLRNAYIRVLQRSERLKPTNPDTLADFLKREIYSVSDKISEIKSRLKRALKLDFITLFSGARSRSEIVATFLAVLELVSDKKISVRDVGDMNYEIEAADTHI; encoded by the coding sequence ATGGACAAACCGCTTTTTAAGCTTAGGGTATATGAGGGACCTCTTGACCTTTTGCTCGATATGATAAAAACAAGCAAGCTTGATATCTTCGATATAGATATTTTCGAGATATCAGAACAGTTCTTCTTATATATCAAAACGATGGATGAGATGAACATGGAGCTTACGGCAGACTTTCTTGTCATGGCGTCGCAGCTGCTTCTTATAAAGTCGCGCATGCTTCTGCCGAGGGCAGAAGCCGACGAAGACGACGATCCGCGGCGCGACCTTACATGGGCGCTTATAGAATACGAAAAATGCAAGCAGAACGCGGCGTGTCTTGCAAAGCTTAGGGATGAAGCCGGCGAAACGTATGCGCATATGCCAATGCCTTTGTCTTTTCCGAAAAAATATCGCGAAACGATGCCTCAAAGCTCGCTTAGAAATGCGTATATCCGCGTACTGCAAAGGAGTGAGCGCTTAAAGCCGACAAATCCCGATACGCTTGCCGATTTTTTGAAGCGTGAAATATATTCCGTATCGGATAAGATAAGCGAGATAAAAAGCAGACTTAAAAGAGCCCTGAAGCTTGATTTCATAACGCTTTTTTCGGGGGCGCGCTCACGCTCCGAAATAGTTGCCACGTTCCTTGCGGTGCTTGAGCTTGTCAGCGACAAAAAAATATCCGTAAGAGACGTCGGTGATATGAATTACGAGATAGAAGCGGCTGACACGCATATTTAG
- the scpB gene encoding SMC-Scp complex subunit ScpB: MERDNIKAAIEAVLFASGEELSLERIASATGLDASAVNECIDEMMNDYDAPARGIKLIRMEDCVRLVTKPKYAPEIKNALDTGRVYSLSQQALEVLAATAYNQPVTRAYIDQIRGVDSSYSLQNLIERGLVEEAGTLDAPGRPKLYVTTHEFLKMFGLSSIDELPKPEENKSGGDKNPSDAQ; encoded by the coding sequence TTGGAGAGAGACAATATAAAAGCGGCAATAGAGGCGGTGCTTTTCGCATCCGGAGAAGAGCTTTCCTTAGAGCGGATAGCCTCGGCAACAGGACTTGACGCATCGGCCGTAAACGAGTGTATAGACGAGATGATGAACGATTACGATGCGCCCGCAAGAGGGATAAAGCTTATACGCATGGAAGACTGCGTGCGCCTTGTGACAAAGCCCAAATATGCGCCAGAAATAAAAAACGCACTCGATACGGGGCGTGTGTACTCGCTGTCACAGCAGGCGCTCGAGGTGCTTGCCGCGACGGCGTATAATCAGCCTGTAACGCGTGCGTATATAGATCAGATAAGGGGAGTGGACTCCTCGTATTCGCTGCAGAATCTTATTGAGCGAGGCCTTGTAGAAGAGGCGGGAACGCTCGACGCGCCCGGAAGGCCCAAGCTTTACGTGACTACGCATGAGTTTCTTAAAATGTTCGGTCTTTCGTCAATAGACGAGCTTCCGAAGCCGGAAGAAAACAAAAGCGGCGGGGATAAAAATCCCTCCGACGCACAATAA
- a CDS encoding DUF2953 domain-containing protein, with protein MIKTLVFIIIAALVLGFLFSFLKVRITYDGELSVFVSLLFIKLDVLKLVKKFQKKAKKKPKKKKKSEDEALGFLDKLSVGFAVAKEAVSGITKTIILEDVSVDIDFGSADAKSTAMTTGYIYSAVYVIEPFIWSNFKTENMRIDVRPEFDTQTFDVRARVCIKARLISLIIFGINLFMSYNRIKNQKKGAKPKSRLDPVT; from the coding sequence ATGATAAAGACGCTTGTATTTATTATTATTGCGGCGCTTGTGCTTGGCTTTCTTTTCTCCTTTTTAAAGGTGCGTATAACGTACGACGGGGAGCTTTCCGTTTTCGTGTCGCTTTTATTCATAAAGCTCGATGTTTTAAAGCTCGTGAAGAAGTTTCAGAAGAAGGCGAAGAAAAAGCCCAAAAAGAAGAAAAAAAGCGAGGACGAGGCTCTCGGATTTCTTGACAAGCTTTCCGTAGGATTTGCCGTCGCAAAAGAAGCGGTCAGCGGAATAACGAAGACCATAATTCTCGAGGACGTATCGGTCGATATAGACTTCGGCTCAGCCGACGCGAAAAGCACGGCCATGACGACGGGATATATTTATTCGGCTGTATATGTGATAGAGCCGTTCATTTGGTCAAACTTTAAAACGGAGAATATGCGTATAGACGTTCGTCCCGAATTTGACACACAGACGTTCGATGTGAGGGCGCGCGTATGCATAAAGGCAAGGCTTATAAGCCTTATTATCTTCGGAATAAATCTGTTTATGTCGTATAACAGGATCAAAAATCAAAAAAAGGGCGCAAAGCCAAAAAGCAGGCTTGACCCCGTGACATAA
- the ytfJ gene encoding GerW family sporulation protein, with product MNEHPIHDFMKTAMSSIKEMVDVNTIVGTPIETADGTVIIPVSKVSFGFVAGGSDIPKQAKESDPSAIQKPFGAAASSGVTVTPIAFLIVSKGQVKIISVSNSITTIDKVIELIPDVIDKVKMIVDEKMGTQESTWTPDNDSQE from the coding sequence ATGAACGAACATCCTATTCATGATTTTATGAAAACGGCGATGAGCAGCATCAAGGAAATGGTAGACGTGAACACGATAGTGGGTACGCCGATAGAAACGGCTGACGGTACGGTAATAATCCCCGTATCGAAGGTATCGTTCGGTTTCGTTGCGGGCGGAAGCGATATCCCGAAGCAGGCCAAGGAATCCGATCCGTCGGCAATTCAAAAGCCGTTCGGAGCGGCGGCGTCCTCCGGAGTTACGGTCACGCCGATTGCTTTTCTTATCGTAAGCAAGGGGCAGGTAAAGATTATATCCGTATCCAACTCGATAACTACGATAGATAAGGTCATTGAGCTCATACCTGACGTTATCGACAAGGTGAAGATGATAGTAGATGAAAAAATGGGTACGCAGGAAAGCACTTGGACGCCCGACAACGATTCGCAGGAATGA
- a CDS encoding rRNA pseudouridine synthase produces the protein MAEKIRIQKYLAMHGAASRRGADKMVEEGKVRINRRTAVPGDMVTPGEDEVFLEGRRIGSETDKKVYIMLNKPRGCITSTSDDRGRKTVIDLLSDVPVRVSPVGRLDYNSEGLLLLSNDGDFIYRMTHPKHHISKKYHVLIKGKASEGQMIKLSRPMKLDGYITRGANVSRVSMKGDNEVLCIEIFEGRNRQIRRMCDETGLFVKRLKRISVGLLELGDLKTGHYRYLNPAELAQLQDITRDD, from the coding sequence TTGGCGGAGAAAATAAGAATACAGAAATATTTGGCTATGCACGGAGCGGCTTCCCGTCGCGGCGCGGACAAAATGGTAGAGGAAGGAAAGGTGCGCATCAACAGGCGTACCGCCGTGCCGGGAGATATGGTAACGCCCGGAGAGGACGAGGTGTTTTTGGAGGGGCGGCGCATAGGCTCGGAGACTGACAAAAAGGTTTACATAATGCTCAACAAGCCGCGCGGATGCATAACCTCGACGTCTGACGACAGAGGGCGAAAGACTGTAATAGACCTGCTTTCGGACGTTCCGGTGAGGGTGTCTCCCGTGGGCAGGCTAGACTATAATTCCGAAGGACTGCTGCTTTTGTCGAACGACGGCGACTTTATATACAGAATGACGCATCCCAAGCACCATATAAGCAAAAAGTATCATGTGCTCATAAAGGGTAAGGCAAGCGAAGGGCAGATGATCAAGCTTTCGCGCCCCATGAAGCTCGACGGGTATATAACGCGCGGAGCGAATGTGTCAAGAGTTTCTATGAAAGGCGACAACGAGGTCCTTTGCATAGAAATATTCGAGGGACGAAACCGTCAGATAAGGCGCATGTGCGATGAGACGGGGCTGTTCGTAAAAAGACTTAAACGAATATCGGTAGGTCTTTTGGAACTCGGAGATCTGAAAACGGGTCATTACAGATATTTAAATCCTGCGGAGCTTGCACAGCTTCAGGATATAACGCGCGACGATTGA
- a CDS encoding MurR/RpiR family transcriptional regulator: protein MPSFSKGHRAIGKYIVENYDKAAFMTACKLGQAVGVSESTVVRFATELGYNGYPKLQKALQELIRAKLTSVQRIQASSGRINEDEVLRNVILSDIDKLRLTLEDIKKDDFQNAVSAILDAENIYILGVRSSASLAGFLGFYFNLIFDNMRLVNTSSVSEMFEQMLRVKKGDVVIGISFPRYSRRTVRALQYAKDRGAAVVAITDTLTSPLTDHSDYNLIAKSDMISFVDTLVAPLSVINALIVAIGLRKKEEVFSVFEELENIWDEYDVYEKNNEV from the coding sequence ATGCCCTCCTTTTCAAAAGGACATCGGGCAATCGGAAAATACATAGTTGAAAATTACGATAAAGCGGCGTTCATGACAGCGTGCAAACTCGGTCAAGCCGTAGGAGTGAGCGAGTCTACGGTAGTGCGTTTTGCAACGGAACTGGGATACAACGGATACCCGAAGCTTCAGAAGGCGCTTCAGGAGCTTATCCGAGCAAAACTTACGTCCGTACAGAGGATACAGGCTTCATCCGGAAGGATAAACGAGGATGAAGTGCTTAGAAACGTGATATTATCCGATATAGATAAACTCAGGCTCACGCTGGAGGATATAAAGAAGGACGATTTTCAAAATGCCGTGTCGGCTATACTCGACGCGGAAAACATATATATTCTCGGCGTACGCAGTTCGGCTTCGCTGGCCGGATTTTTGGGTTTTTACTTTAATCTCATATTTGACAATATGCGTCTTGTTAATACGTCGAGCGTAAGCGAGATGTTTGAGCAGATGCTGAGAGTCAAAAAAGGCGATGTAGTAATTGGCATAAGCTTTCCCAGGTATTCAAGGCGCACGGTGCGCGCGCTTCAGTACGCAAAGGATAGAGGCGCTGCCGTTGTGGCGATAACCGATACGCTGACCTCGCCGCTTACGGATCATTCGGACTATAATCTTATAGCCAAGAGCGATATGATATCGTTTGTGGATACGCTTGTTGCGCCGCTAAGTGTGATAAACGCGCTTATAGTTGCAATAGGCTTACGAAAAAAGGAAGAAGTTTTCTCGGTATTTGAGGAGCTTGAAAATATCTGGGACGAATACGACGTATATGAAAAGAACAACGAGGTGTGA